tgtgagtgtctgtgtgtgtgtctgtgtgtgtgagtgtgtgtgtgtgtctgtgtgtgtgagtgtctgtgtgtgtgtctgtgtgagtgtgtgtgagtgtctgtgtgtgtgtgtgtctgtgtgtgtgagtgtctgtgtgtgtgtgtgtgtgtgtgtctgtgtgtgtgagtgtctgtgtgtgtgtctgtgtgtgtgagtgtctgtgtgtgtgtgtgtgtctgtgtgtgtgagtgtgtgtgtgtgtctgtgtgtgtgagtgtctgtgtgtgtgtctgtgtgagtgtgtgtgagtgtctgtgtgtgtgcgtgtctgtgtgtgtgagtgtctgtgtgtgtgtgtgcgtgtgtgagtgtgtgtgtgtgtgtctgtgtgtgtgagtgtctgtgtgcgtgtgtgagtgtgtgtgtgtgtgtctgtgtgagtgtgtgtgtttttttgtttgtgtgagtgtctctgtgtgtgtgagtgtgtgtgtgtgtgtgtgtgtctgtgtgagtgtgtctgtgtgtgtgtgagtctgtttttttgtttgtgtgagtgtctctgtgtgagtgtgtgtgagcgtgtctgtgtgagtgtctgtgggtgtgtgtgtctgtatgtgtgtgagtgtgtgtgtgtgtgtctgtgtgagtgtgtgtgtgtgtgtgtgtctgtgtgtgtgagtgtgtgtttttgtttgtgtgagtgtctctgtgtgtgtgagtgtgtctgtgtgagtgtatgtgtctgtgtgagtgtgtgtgtctgtgtgtatgtgtgtgagtgtctgtgtgtgtgtgtgtgagagtctctctgtgagtgtgagtgtgtgtgtgtgtgtgtgtgtgtgtctgtgtgagtctgtgtgtgtgtgtgagtgtctgtgggtttgtgtgtctgttatgtgtgtgagtgtgtgtgtgtctgtgtgtgtgtgagtgtgtctgtgcaagtgtgtgtgtgtgtgtgagtgtgtgtgtgggagtgtgtgtaggtgtgtgtgagagtgtgtgtaggtgtgtgtgtgagtgtgagcgtgtatttatcactttgtggggaccaaatgtccccataaggatagtaaaacccgaaatttttgaccttgtggggacattttgtcggtccccatgaggaaaacagcttataaatcatactaaattttgttttttgaaaatgtaaaaatgcagaaagttttctgtgagggttaggtttaggggtaggg
This genomic window from Xyrauchen texanus isolate HMW12.3.18 chromosome 11, RBS_HiC_50CHRs, whole genome shotgun sequence contains:
- the LOC127652078 gene encoding histidine-rich glycoprotein-like; this encodes MGTFGPHKVINTRSHSHTHLHTLSHTPTHTPTHTLTHTHTLAQTHSHTHRHTHTHTHNRHTNPQTLTHTHRLTQTHTHTHTHTHTHRETLTHTHTDTHTHTHRHTHSHRHIHSHRHTHTHRDTHTNKNTHSHTQTHTHTHTHTDTHTHTHTHTDTHTHRHSHRHAHTHSHRDTHTNKKTDSHTHRHTHTDTHTHTHTHTHRDTHTNKKTHTLTQTHTHTLTHAHRHSHTQTHTHTLTHAHTHTDTHTHRHAHTQTLTHTHTDTHTDTHTHRHTHTLTHTDTHTHTDTHTHRHTHRHSHTQTHTHTHTQTLTHTDTHTHRHSHTLTQTHTQTLTHTDTHTHSHTQTHTQTLTHTDTHTHTRTHICLSWCTSFLPLKQILKSYCES